A part of Aminivibrio pyruvatiphilus genomic DNA contains:
- a CDS encoding DMT family transporter, with the protein MEKTGSISGGALFVLLGAMLWGTTGTSQALAPAGATPLAVGALRVAIGGAALLIVALLRGSFSSGGRWPLAPTVISILATASYQPFFFTGVSKTGVAVGTLVTLASSPVITGALGYLVFGEKPERKWYASSCLAIVGCSLLTLSGEGGGTVDPVGVLFSLGAGFSYSVFVLGSKRLLRDHGADAVNGLVFSAAGLVLLPVLLASPPAWLLQPRGLLVAFHLGLIATALAYFLFLKGLSTVPASTSVTLSMAEPLTAALLGVLLLGERMNLTGAAGVALLFSGVGLLALKSKKG; encoded by the coding sequence ATGGAGAAAACAGGGAGCATTTCCGGAGGAGCCCTCTTTGTACTGCTCGGCGCCATGTTGTGGGGAACCACCGGAACATCCCAGGCCCTGGCCCCTGCGGGAGCCACGCCACTGGCCGTGGGCGCCCTCCGGGTAGCCATCGGGGGAGCCGCCCTTCTCATCGTCGCCCTTCTCCGGGGGTCCTTCTCATCGGGGGGGCGCTGGCCCCTCGCTCCGACGGTGATTTCCATACTGGCCACGGCGTCCTACCAGCCCTTCTTTTTCACCGGCGTCTCGAAGACCGGGGTCGCCGTGGGGACCCTGGTCACCCTCGCGAGCTCTCCCGTAATTACGGGAGCCCTGGGATACCTCGTTTTCGGGGAGAAGCCCGAAAGAAAATGGTATGCCTCCAGCTGTCTCGCCATCGTCGGGTGTTCCCTCCTCACCCTTTCGGGGGAGGGAGGGGGGACGGTGGATCCTGTGGGGGTCCTGTTTTCCCTGGGGGCCGGTTTTTCCTATTCCGTGTTTGTCCTCGGAAGCAAGCGGCTGCTGCGGGACCACGGGGCGGATGCCGTGAACGGCCTCGTTTTTTCCGCCGCGGGCCTGGTGCTGCTTCCCGTTCTTCTCGCTTCGCCGCCCGCGTGGCTTCTCCAGCCCCGGGGACTTCTCGTCGCCTTCCATCTCGGACTTATAGCTACAGCCCTGGCCTATTTCCTCTTCCTGAAGGGACTGTCCACCGTGCCGGCCTCTACGAGCGTCACCCTTTCCATGGCAGAACCCCTCACTGCCGCCCTCTTGGGGGTGCTCCTTCTGGGGGAGAGAATGAACCTGACGGGAGCCGCAGGGGTCGCGCTGCTCTTTTCGGGAGTGGGGCTGCTGGCATTGAAAAGCAAAAAAGGCTGA
- a CDS encoding dipeptidase has product MFRTIRSFTLPLLFLFLLAAAGEACTTILVTKGASADGSVLVSHSDDNDLMDQRIIYVPAQNHAPGAVREIFCTAAAMGEFPEYNTFSYPRMVTSKRGPGYDIPGPATIPLGTIPQVPETFAYFDGSYGIMNERQLMFGECTNGAKVSPGPEPGKRIMYSAELSRIALERCTTAREAIRLIGALIEEYGLYATGETLPVADTEEGWILEMAPSPEGTGGLWVAKKVPDGEIFVGANQFRIREVDPDDPDMMFSENLHAVAQKHGWWKPEDGKLDWLKTVSLGEYNHPYYSLRRVWRVLSLAAPSKNFSPWVKDGYTKDYPFSVKPDRKLTVRDVMGLHRDHYEGTEFDLTKGTAAGPFGYPDRFYGPYDGAGDVGDPKRKLEGAWERPLSVTYCGYVFVNQARGWLPDAIGGRMWLGLDKPSDTVFLPFHAGVTRLPRSVEVCDTTKFSRESAWWTFNFLANYAGLKYSYMHGEIAVLQEQLETGFLNALETVERKALDLYRTNPSGARAYLTDFAERNTAETLEQWHDLTDRLIVKYNDGLLTEGERSASPWATPRNG; this is encoded by the coding sequence ATGTTCCGAACAATCCGGTCCTTCACCCTGCCCCTGCTGTTTCTTTTTCTCCTGGCCGCCGCCGGAGAGGCGTGCACCACCATCCTGGTGACGAAAGGCGCCTCCGCCGACGGCTCCGTTCTGGTCTCCCACTCGGACGACAACGATCTCATGGACCAGCGGATCATCTACGTTCCCGCCCAAAATCACGCCCCCGGCGCCGTGAGAGAGATTTTCTGCACCGCCGCCGCCATGGGAGAATTCCCCGAGTACAACACCTTCTCCTACCCCCGGATGGTCACATCCAAACGGGGCCCCGGGTACGACATCCCGGGACCGGCCACCATTCCCCTGGGGACGATACCCCAGGTTCCGGAGACTTTCGCCTATTTCGACGGAAGCTACGGCATCATGAACGAGCGCCAGCTCATGTTCGGCGAGTGCACCAACGGCGCGAAAGTCTCACCGGGGCCCGAACCGGGCAAGCGGATCATGTACTCGGCGGAGCTCTCCCGGATCGCCCTGGAGCGGTGCACCACCGCCAGAGAGGCCATCCGGCTCATCGGCGCCCTCATCGAGGAATACGGCCTCTACGCCACCGGCGAAACCCTCCCCGTGGCGGACACGGAAGAGGGATGGATCCTGGAGATGGCCCCCTCCCCCGAAGGAACGGGGGGACTGTGGGTGGCGAAAAAAGTCCCCGACGGTGAGATTTTCGTGGGGGCAAACCAGTTCAGGATCCGGGAAGTTGATCCTGACGACCCGGACATGATGTTCTCGGAAAACCTGCACGCCGTGGCCCAAAAACACGGCTGGTGGAAACCGGAGGACGGAAAGCTCGACTGGCTGAAAACGGTGAGCCTCGGGGAATACAACCATCCCTACTACTCCCTTCGCAGGGTCTGGAGAGTCCTTTCCCTGGCCGCGCCGTCGAAGAACTTCTCCCCCTGGGTGAAGGACGGCTACACGAAGGACTACCCCTTTTCGGTGAAGCCTGACAGAAAACTCACTGTAAGGGACGTGATGGGGCTCCACAGGGACCACTACGAGGGAACGGAGTTCGATCTCACGAAGGGAACGGCCGCCGGACCCTTCGGGTATCCCGACCGGTTCTACGGCCCCTACGACGGGGCCGGGGATGTGGGGGATCCCAAGCGGAAGCTGGAGGGGGCATGGGAGCGACCCCTGTCGGTGACCTACTGCGGGTATGTCTTCGTGAACCAGGCCAGGGGCTGGCTTCCGGACGCCATCGGCGGACGCATGTGGCTCGGGCTTGACAAGCCCTCGGACACCGTCTTCCTGCCCTTCCACGCGGGTGTGACAAGGCTGCCCCGGTCGGTGGAAGTCTGCGACACCACGAAATTCTCCCGGGAAAGCGCGTGGTGGACCTTCAACTTCCTGGCGAACTACGCTGGCCTGAAATACAGCTATATGCACGGGGAGATCGCCGTTCTCCAGGAGCAGCTCGAGACGGGCTTCCTGAACGCCCTCGAGACGGTGGAGCGGAAAGCCCTCGACCTGTACAGGACGAACCCCTCCGGGGCCAGGGCATATCTCACGGACTTCGCCGAACGGAACACGGCGGAAACGCTGGAGCAGTGGCATGACCTCACGGACCGGCTGATCGTGAAATACAACGACGGACTCCTCACCGAGGGGGAAAGATCGGCCAGCCCCTGGGCTACCCCCAGGAATGGCTGA
- a CDS encoding prephenate dehydrogenase, with the protein MNLKNCTVSVFGLGLLGGSLAWKLSRDRAVKSVAGWSRNPETVRRARETGVIGRACATAEECASLGDVLILAVPIRSMEETARRIRPAAGPAVRAVFDLASTKTEVGRKLAPLWGPCYAGFHPMAGKERGGLENADPALFQGAVCAVVPFENTGEEALGLAEELAEALGGRPLRTGAEEHDAAAACISHFPVLVAASLALLAGEETELHPLVPLLAAGGFRDTTRVAGGLPELGADMASTNGEQIRRLAGKYRAILDALLAASPEELEALLARAARCREAVLAGKGTLSRKRG; encoded by the coding sequence ATGAACTTGAAGAACTGTACGGTTTCCGTTTTCGGTCTCGGCCTTCTGGGCGGTTCCCTGGCCTGGAAGCTCTCCCGGGACCGAGCTGTGAAGAGTGTCGCCGGGTGGAGCCGGAACCCCGAAACGGTCCGCCGGGCCAGGGAAACGGGCGTGATCGGAAGGGCCTGCGCCACGGCGGAGGAATGCGCCTCCCTGGGGGACGTGCTGATCCTCGCCGTTCCAATCCGCTCCATGGAGGAGACGGCCCGAAGGATCCGTCCCGCCGCGGGGCCGGCCGTCAGGGCCGTCTTCGACCTTGCGAGCACCAAGACCGAGGTCGGGCGGAAGCTCGCGCCCCTGTGGGGGCCATGCTACGCCGGGTTTCACCCCATGGCGGGAAAAGAGCGGGGAGGCCTGGAGAACGCAGACCCGGCCCTTTTCCAGGGTGCGGTGTGCGCCGTGGTTCCCTTCGAAAATACCGGCGAAGAAGCCCTGGGCCTGGCGGAAGAACTGGCGGAAGCTCTGGGGGGGCGTCCGCTCAGGACCGGTGCCGAAGAACACGACGCCGCCGCAGCCTGCATCAGCCATTTCCCGGTGCTGGTGGCCGCGTCCCTCGCCCTTCTCGCAGGGGAGGAGACGGAACTGCATCCCCTGGTTCCCCTTCTCGCTGCGGGAGGGTTCCGGGACACGACCCGCGTGGCGGGAGGCCTGCCTGAGCTCGGGGCCGATATGGCAAGCACAAACGGTGAACAGATCCGGCGGCTTGCCGGGAAATACCGGGCGATTCTCGACGCTCTTCTTGCAGCGTCTCCGGAAGAGCTCGAGGCCCTGCTTGCCAGGGCTGCCCGGTGCCGGGAGGCCGTTCTGGCGGGGAAAGGAACCCTGAGCCGAAAGAGAGGCTGA
- a CDS encoding YbaN family protein yields MNLWTLLGMLFLALGFIGALLPIMPTVPFVLVAAACFARSSPKMHRWMRQHRRFGRTIRNWEKNRCVSRRMKVWAITMMTLGGGTSTWLFVPPGWMSWAVFGTFLIGDLVVLLLRECPAAPAGAEKEKTE; encoded by the coding sequence ATGAATCTCTGGACCCTTCTCGGAATGCTCTTCCTGGCCCTCGGCTTTATCGGGGCGCTGCTTCCCATCATGCCAACGGTGCCCTTCGTGCTGGTGGCGGCGGCATGTTTCGCCCGCTCGTCGCCAAAGATGCACCGGTGGATGCGCCAGCATCGACGTTTCGGCCGCACCATCCGGAACTGGGAGAAAAACCGGTGCGTCTCCAGGAGGATGAAGGTGTGGGCCATCACCATGATGACCCTTGGAGGGGGAACGTCCACGTGGCTCTTCGTTCCTCCGGGGTGGATGTCCTGGGCTGTATTCGGCACGTTCCTTATCGGGGACCTGGTGGTCCTGCTTCTCAGGGAATGTCCTGCCGCACCTGCCGGGGCCGAAAAGGAGAAGACGGAATGA
- a CDS encoding cupin domain-containing protein, translating to MPTRKGGAMEEIVFRPGEGREYYTDERCHILESWNDPRDPHVSIARARVEPGVTTRWHRLAGVTERYYILAGRGRVEIGDLQPREVLPGDVAVIPPLARQRISNTGPDDLVFFCVCTPRFVPEAYEDIDD from the coding sequence GTGCCGACCCGGAAAGGAGGCGCCATGGAGGAGATCGTTTTTCGTCCCGGCGAGGGACGGGAGTATTATACTGATGAACGATGCCATATTCTGGAATCGTGGAACGACCCCCGGGATCCCCATGTTTCCATCGCCCGTGCCAGGGTGGAACCGGGCGTGACGACCCGGTGGCACAGGCTCGCCGGCGTGACGGAGCGTTACTATATTCTTGCCGGCCGGGGGCGGGTCGAGATCGGGGATCTTCAGCCCCGGGAGGTTCTTCCGGGAGACGTGGCGGTCATTCCGCCGCTGGCGCGTCAGCGCATAAGCAACACGGGGCCGGATGACCTTGTCTTTTTCTGCGTCTGCACCCCCCGGTTCGTCCCGGAAGCCTATGAAGATATAGACGACTGA
- a CDS encoding GNAT family N-acetyltransferase gives MAENRHGLRIAENTPLDTAVLERMIADPEDLYLVWPLAEFPFSHEQWRCELDPATGARSFLVYGEEECPVGHGALAPVRGDRDSVMVRFLYITPELRSRGAGRESLSLLERCAKETMGARRLVLKVRTYNERAMNCYGKFGFREYSREDTLVMMEKEIL, from the coding sequence ATGGCCGAAAATCGACACGGTCTGCGGATAGCAGAAAATACACCCCTCGATACGGCTGTTCTGGAGCGGATGATTGCGGATCCGGAGGACCTGTACCTTGTATGGCCCCTGGCAGAATTTCCCTTCAGCCATGAACAGTGGCGGTGTGAGCTTGACCCTGCGACGGGGGCGCGCTCCTTTCTCGTGTACGGCGAAGAGGAATGTCCCGTTGGCCATGGAGCACTCGCTCCCGTCAGAGGGGACAGGGATTCAGTGATGGTTCGGTTTCTGTACATCACCCCTGAATTGCGCAGCAGGGGAGCGGGAAGAGAATCGCTTTCCCTGCTGGAACGATGCGCGAAAGAAACGATGGGAGCACGACGCCTCGTTCTGAAGGTCAGAACCTACAATGAACGGGCAATGAACTGCTACGGGAAGTTCGGTTTCCGTGAGTACTCCCGGGAAGATACCCTGGTGATGATGGAAAAGGAAATTCTTTGA
- a CDS encoding ROK family protein, which produces MPFFGGIEAGGTKIVCASGTGPEDIHRAEFPSGDVPETVLPSVIGWLRGEEHRRGPFRALGIGSFGPVDLSPLSPSYGRITTTPKEGWRYTDILGAFRRAFPGIPIGFDTDVNAAALGERRWGAARGLDDFVYITMGTGIGAGAMAGGSPLHGLVHPEAGHIRIPRLPGDAFPGICPFHGDCWEGLCSGPAIRKRTGIPAEDLPGDHEAWILTARYTALAVANLVCTLSPRRVILGGSVPRAGLLGRERFLAMVRGGVREALGGYISAPELSGDLSGYILPPLLEENAGICGALVLAREAWDKDRRHETASREDISSR; this is translated from the coding sequence ATGCCTTTTTTCGGAGGCATCGAAGCCGGAGGAACGAAGATCGTCTGCGCCTCGGGAACGGGGCCGGAAGATATCCACAGGGCTGAATTCCCCTCGGGAGACGTCCCGGAGACTGTCCTGCCCTCCGTCATAGGGTGGCTGCGGGGTGAGGAACATCGCCGGGGGCCGTTCCGGGCCCTTGGCATAGGCTCCTTCGGGCCCGTGGACCTCAGCCCCCTTTCTCCGTCTTATGGCCGCATCACCACTACGCCCAAGGAGGGCTGGAGGTATACGGACATCCTGGGCGCTTTCAGGCGGGCCTTCCCCGGCATCCCCATAGGTTTCGACACGGACGTAAACGCCGCCGCCCTGGGGGAACGCCGGTGGGGCGCCGCCCGGGGGCTTGATGATTTCGTCTACATCACCATGGGCACCGGCATCGGCGCAGGGGCCATGGCCGGAGGAAGCCCCCTCCACGGCCTGGTCCATCCGGAAGCTGGTCATATAAGGATTCCGAGGTTGCCCGGCGACGCCTTTCCCGGGATCTGCCCCTTCCACGGCGACTGCTGGGAAGGCCTGTGCTCCGGGCCTGCCATCCGGAAAAGAACGGGAATCCCCGCTGAAGACCTTCCCGGAGACCACGAGGCATGGATCCTGACAGCCCGGTACACCGCCCTCGCCGTCGCAAACCTGGTCTGCACCCTCTCCCCCCGCAGGGTGATCCTCGGCGGAAGCGTTCCCCGGGCCGGGCTCCTGGGAAGGGAAAGGTTCCTCGCCATGGTGAGGGGCGGAGTGAGGGAAGCCCTCGGCGGCTATATCTCCGCCCCGGAGCTGTCTGGGGACCTGTCGGGCTATATCCTGCCTCCCCTGCTGGAGGAAAACGCCGGAATCTGCGGCGCCCTGGTCCTCGCCCGGGAGGCGTGGGACAAGGACCGGCGGCATGAAACAGCCTCCAGGGAGGACATCAGTTCCCGCTGA
- a CDS encoding AzlD domain-containing protein → MTFSGGDAWTVILLAALFVYAIRFLGMTFGSRLPKTGGARRAMDALPGTIFAALVFPGLAEAGFPGLAAAGVIFLAVRKTGSVFLAMMLGMAAVAVLRLLSGN, encoded by the coding sequence ATGACGTTCTCCGGCGGGGATGCCTGGACGGTCATCCTCCTTGCGGCTCTGTTCGTCTACGCCATCCGGTTTCTCGGCATGACCTTCGGCAGCCGCCTCCCGAAGACCGGCGGAGCCAGAAGGGCCATGGATGCCCTTCCCGGAACCATCTTCGCCGCTCTGGTTTTCCCCGGCCTCGCTGAAGCGGGCTTTCCCGGCCTGGCCGCAGCGGGAGTGATTTTTCTGGCGGTGCGGAAAACGGGCAGTGTTTTCCTTGCCATGATGCTGGGTATGGCGGCGGTGGCCGTCCTCAGGCTGCTCAGCGGGAACTGA
- a CDS encoding AzlC family ABC transporter permease, which translates to MTPEFARGFRASVPAGIGVLVYGLVFGVLAAEKGVSAPMLAVMNVAVFSGSAQFILVGMWGGGFPAWQVALAAAVVNVRYFLLTAAVAPLLGPFGKIGSAWRVHFVTDENWAVTMAESRRRPVSGDFLVGGGVCVGLFWFFSVLAGHGLGFSITAPERFGLDFAFTALFAALAVTMWRGRKDVFPWAVSAAVAYTAFRLLPGAWYVLLGGAAGAAAAAVRGGQEQ; encoded by the coding sequence ATGACTCCGGAATTCGCGAGAGGCTTCCGGGCGTCGGTACCCGCAGGGATCGGCGTGCTGGTGTACGGGCTTGTATTCGGCGTGCTGGCTGCGGAAAAGGGAGTATCGGCGCCGATGCTTGCGGTGATGAACGTGGCCGTTTTTTCCGGCTCTGCCCAGTTCATCCTGGTGGGGATGTGGGGCGGCGGTTTTCCTGCCTGGCAGGTGGCATTGGCGGCGGCGGTGGTGAACGTGCGGTATTTCCTCCTTACTGCGGCGGTGGCACCCCTGCTCGGCCCCTTCGGGAAGATCGGGAGTGCGTGGAGGGTTCATTTCGTCACCGACGAGAACTGGGCGGTGACCATGGCCGAGAGCCGCAGAAGGCCGGTCTCGGGAGATTTTCTTGTGGGCGGAGGGGTTTGCGTGGGGCTGTTCTGGTTTTTCAGCGTTCTGGCAGGCCACGGCCTCGGATTCTCCATCACAGCGCCGGAACGGTTCGGCCTTGATTTCGCCTTCACCGCTCTTTTCGCGGCCCTTGCCGTCACCATGTGGCGGGGCCGGAAAGATGTCTTCCCCTGGGCTGTTTCAGCAGCCGTTGCATATACTGCCTTCAGGCTGCTTCCCGGCGCCTGGTACGTCCTCCTGGGAGGAGCGGCGGGCGCAGCGGCCGCCGCAGTGAGGGGAGGGCAGGAACAATGA